In the genome of Magnolia sinica isolate HGM2019 chromosome 2, MsV1, whole genome shotgun sequence, one region contains:
- the LOC131232537 gene encoding probable LL-diaminopimelate aminotransferase, chloroplastic translates to MPKMFPFQAQSCICMPLTESMQPRIIKTSSSMISSSIPLKREVCITNHFVKTVSCTKVSRNANLEKLQNGYLFPEIEIRQFEYLQKHPDAKLISLGIGDTTQPIPHVVTSAMAQHSQALSTAEGYTGYGAEQGNKALRNAIAETFYKDLGVKGTEIFVSDGAQCDIARLQMLLGSNVTVAVQDPSFPAYIDTSVIMGQAGDFQSDTGRYEKIVYMKCTPSGHFFPDLSTIPRTDVIFFCSPNNPTGHAASREQLKQLVEFASKNGSIIVCDSAYATYISDDSPRSIYEIPGAREVAIEISSFSKFAGFTGVRLGWTIVPEELLFSNGFPVIKDFNRIVCTCFSGASNIAQAGGLACLSSEGFMALRRVIAFYKENAEILAETFSSLGLKVYGGKNAPYIWVHFPGRRSWDVFSEILEKTHIITVPGIGFGPGGDGFIRVSSFGRRKCVLEASRRLRNLFK, encoded by the exons ATGCCTAAGATGTTTCCCTTCCAAGCACAATCGTGCATTTGCATGCCTCTGACTGAATCCATGCAGCCTAGGATAATCAAGACCAG TTCATCGATGATTTCCAGTTCAATACCTTTGAAGCGAGAAGTTTGCATTACGAACCATTTTGTTAAGACTG TTTCTTGCACGAAAGTTTCCCGCAATGCGAATTTGGAAAAGCTGCAAAATGGTTATTTGTTTCCAGAG attgaaataaGACAGTTTGAGTATCTCCAGAAGCACCCAGATGCCAAGTTGATTAGCCTTGGGATTGGTGATACCACTCAGCCCATACCACACGTTGTAACATCAGCTATGGCTCAG CATTCACAAGCTCTGTCGACAGCTGAAGGTTACACAGGCTATGGAGCAGAACAAGGCAACAAG GCATTACGGAATGCAATTGCTGAAACATTCTATAAGGATTTAGGTGTGAAAGGCACTGAAATTTTTGTATCAGATGGTGCACAGTGTGACATTGCACGCCTTCAG ATGCTCCTGGGATCCAATGTCACAGTAGCTGTTCAGGACCCATCCTTTCCG GCATACATAGACACTAGTGTCATAATGGGTCAGGCTGGCGATTTCCAATCAGATACAGGGAGGTATGAGAAGATTGTGTACATGAAATGCACGCCCAGCGGTCACTTCTTTCCTGACTTGTCGACTATTCCGCGGACGGATGTGATTTTCTTCTGCTCTCCAAACAACCCAACTGGCCATGCTGCATCAAGGGAGCAATTGAAGCAACTGGTGGAATTTGCGAGCAAGAACGGATCTATTATAGTCTGCGACTCTGCATATGCAACTTACATCTCAGATGACAGCCCAAGATCCATTTACGAAATTCCTGGTGCCAGAGAG GTCGCCATTGAAATTTCATCCTTCTCCAAATTCGCGGGGTTTACCGGTGTTCGCCTAGGTTGGACCATAGTCCCTGAGGAGCTGTTATTTTCCAATGGATTTCCAGTTATAAAGGACTTCAATCGCATCGTCTGTACCTGCTTTAGTGGTGCATCCAACATTGCTCAGGCTGGTGGGCTAGCTTGCCTTTCGTCAGAAGGTTTTATG GCCTTACGCCGTGTGATTGCTTTCTACAAGGAGAATGCTGAAATATTAGCTGAAACATTTTCGTCGCTCGGCTTGAAGGTGTACGGAGGTAAAAATGCACCCTACATTTGGGTCCATTTCCCAGGTCGGAGATCGTGGGACGTGTTTTCAGAGATCCTCGagaaaacacacataattacagtCCCGGGTATAGGATTCGGCCCGGGTGGCGACGGGTTTATCAGAGTTAGCTCATTCGGTCGTCGGAAATGCGTTCTTGAGGCTTCAAGGAGGTTGCGGAATCTCTTCAAATAA